One genomic window of Pseudoxanthomonas sp. includes the following:
- a CDS encoding RNA methyltransferase: MDSFNTSAAARIRFVLVGTQHPGNIGAAARALKTMGLAQLVLVQPEKYPHDEAFRRAAGADDLLADAIVTDDVAAAVADCQLVLGCTARSRRVQLEEHSPRQAAARLAQVAGEGPVALLFGRERTGLTNEELQLCHAAVHIDANPDYSSLNLAAAVQVLAYETRLALKTAQPTGHDDAGEPRVAPATHAQLEGMFLQLAETLDQIDFHKGRAPESAMRKLRRLFLRTEMDEKEVRLLRGILADTQRMARLAHDGGADKIVGP, from the coding sequence ATGGATTCCTTCAATACCTCTGCCGCCGCCCGCATCCGCTTCGTCCTGGTGGGCACCCAGCACCCGGGCAACATCGGCGCCGCCGCGCGCGCGCTCAAGACCATGGGCCTGGCCCAGCTGGTGCTGGTGCAGCCCGAGAAATACCCGCACGACGAGGCTTTCCGCCGCGCTGCCGGTGCCGACGACCTGCTGGCCGATGCCATCGTCACCGATGACGTCGCCGCCGCCGTGGCCGATTGCCAGCTGGTGCTGGGCTGTACCGCCCGCAGCCGCCGCGTCCAGCTGGAAGAGCACAGCCCGCGCCAGGCCGCGGCCCGGTTGGCCCAGGTGGCTGGCGAAGGCCCGGTGGCACTGTTGTTCGGTCGCGAGCGCACCGGCCTGACCAACGAAGAACTGCAGCTGTGTCATGCCGCCGTCCATATCGACGCGAATCCCGATTACAGCTCGCTCAACCTGGCGGCTGCGGTGCAGGTGCTGGCCTACGAAACGCGCCTGGCGCTGAAGACAGCGCAACCCACTGGTCACGACGACGCAGGCGAGCCGCGCGTGGCGCCGGCCACCCACGCCCAGCTGGAAGGCATGTTCCTGCAGCTGGCCGAGACGCTGGACCAGATCGACTTCCACAAGGGCCGCGCGCCGGAGTCAGCCATGCGCAAGCTGCGCCGGTTATTCCTGCGGACCGAGATGGATGAGAAGGAAGTGCGCCTGCTGCGCGGCATCCTGGCCGATACCCAGCGCATGGCGCGCCTGGCCCATGATGGCGGTGCGGACAAGATTGTCGGACCGTAA
- a CDS encoding inositol monophosphatase family protein: MLNPVVTVMTKAARIGGNVLLRSINKLDALNVIQKDRMDYASEVDADAEKAIIKELRRAYPEYGVVGEEGGIIPGKNGRYHWVIDPLDGTSNYLHGFGHYCVSIALVDNGEPTDAVIFDPLRNELFTASRGAGAQLNERKIRVSDRKELTGAMIHTGFPPRERARVGAQLECVRELLNHAEDIRRTGSAALDLAYVACGRADAYFEAGVKDWDIAAGVLLVREAGGKVCDFKGATTGRMDGVGPETRQLIAGNLRVADALQKTVSASGYAAAFDAFRG, translated from the coding sequence ATGCTTAATCCCGTCGTCACCGTCATGACCAAGGCCGCGCGCATCGGGGGCAATGTCCTGCTTCGCAGCATCAACAAGCTCGACGCCCTGAACGTGATCCAGAAGGACCGCATGGATTACGCCAGCGAAGTGGACGCCGACGCCGAGAAGGCGATCATCAAGGAACTGCGCCGCGCCTACCCTGAGTACGGCGTCGTCGGCGAGGAAGGCGGCATCATTCCCGGCAAGAACGGCCGCTACCACTGGGTCATCGACCCGCTGGATGGCACCAGCAACTACCTGCACGGCTTTGGCCACTACTGCGTGTCGATCGCGCTGGTGGACAACGGCGAGCCGACCGACGCGGTGATCTTCGACCCGTTGCGCAACGAGCTGTTCACCGCCAGTCGCGGCGCCGGCGCCCAGCTCAACGAGCGCAAGATCCGCGTGTCCGACCGCAAGGAACTGACCGGCGCGATGATCCACACCGGCTTCCCGCCGCGTGAACGTGCCCGCGTCGGCGCGCAGCTGGAGTGCGTGCGCGAGCTGCTCAACCACGCCGAGGACATCCGCCGCACCGGTTCGGCCGCGCTCGACCTGGCCTACGTGGCCTGCGGCCGCGCCGACGCCTACTTCGAGGCCGGCGTGAAGGATTGGGATATCGCCGCCGGCGTGCTGCTGGTCCGCGAAGCCGGCGGCAAGGTCTGCGACTTCAAGGGCGCCACCACCGGCCGCATGGATGGCGTCGGCCCGGAAACCCGCCAGTTGATCGCCGGCAACCTGCGGGTGGCCGATGCGCTGCAGAAGACGGTGTCGGCATCGGGGTATGCAGCGGCGTTCGACGCGTTCCGCGGCTGA
- a CDS encoding phosphate/phosphite/phosphonate ABC transporter substrate-binding protein: MSVAPLHAAPVPGDDDPHVLVLGRISDDPKAHYVQLKPLLDYVVAHMADVGITSGRILMARDARQMSSYLRRGRVDWVTETSGTGVELQRRSGAQPLLLTERGGASIYHTILFTRADSGIISVADLRGKAVALQGVGSTSAYVMPAATMLAAGLPMEILLSPQDRPDKDSVGYVFARSELNIAAWVDKGMVDAGALSNLDWQDPRRMPGSFRSHMRVLAQTPDYPRALEMVRPGLAPEVRERLRQVLLDAAQDPQAAAAMKRFFGTTRFLQLDAASLQGLDRVREAGARVREQIE, encoded by the coding sequence CTGTCGGTTGCGCCGCTCCATGCCGCACCGGTCCCGGGCGATGATGATCCGCACGTGCTGGTGCTGGGCCGCATCAGCGACGATCCCAAGGCGCATTACGTCCAGCTCAAGCCGCTGCTGGATTACGTGGTGGCACATATGGCCGATGTCGGCATCACCAGCGGCCGCATCCTGATGGCGCGCGATGCCCGGCAGATGAGCAGCTACCTGCGCCGTGGCCGCGTGGACTGGGTAACCGAGACGTCCGGCACCGGCGTGGAACTGCAGCGTCGCTCCGGTGCCCAGCCGCTGCTGTTGACCGAGCGCGGCGGCGCCAGCATCTACCACACGATCCTGTTCACCCGTGCCGATTCGGGCATCATCTCGGTCGCGGACCTGCGCGGCAAAGCGGTGGCGCTGCAGGGCGTGGGTTCGACCAGTGCCTACGTGATGCCCGCCGCGACGATGCTGGCGGCGGGACTGCCGATGGAGATCCTGCTCTCGCCGCAGGACCGGCCGGACAAGGATTCTGTCGGTTACGTGTTCGCCCGGTCCGAGCTGAACATCGCGGCGTGGGTCGACAAGGGCATGGTCGATGCCGGTGCCCTGAGCAACCTGGACTGGCAGGATCCACGGCGCATGCCCGGGTCGTTCCGCAGCCACATGCGCGTGCTGGCGCAGACGCCTGACTACCCGCGCGCGCTGGAAATGGTGCGGCCGGGCCTGGCCCCGGAGGTGCGCGAACGCCTGCGCCAGGTGCTGCTGGACGCGGCCCAGGACCCTCAGGCCGCAGCGGCGATGAAACGCTTCTTCGGCACCACCCGGTTCCTGCAGCTGGACGCAGCGTCGCTGCAGGGGCTCGACCGGGTGCGCGAAGCCGGGGCGCGCGTGCGCGAGCAGATCGAATGA
- a CDS encoding zinc-binding alcohol dehydrogenase family protein, with the protein MKAIAYRKGSAASDPLALYEVERDVPTPGPHELLVRVRAVSVNPLDTKVRRGLVAVPQAVDVLGWDASGVVESVGSEVTQFRHGDEVFYAGSFHLAGSNAELQLVDARIVGTKPRSLDFAQAAAVPLAALTAWQLLFERLAVPRQEASAHATSCLLIVGGAGGVGSMLIQLARRLTSLTVIATASRPEGAAWCRSLGAHEVLDHRQPLAAQVRALGASVTHVASLTHTAQHLQNVVELMQPHGKLGVIDDHDVFDAISLKAKSLSLHWEMVFTRPMLQTADLVVQHRILEEVSQLIDLGVLRTTLATTLTPFNAASLRQAHQLVEAGGRFGKVVVADPST; encoded by the coding sequence ATGAAAGCCATTGCATATCGGAAAGGCAGCGCAGCCAGTGACCCCCTGGCGTTGTACGAGGTGGAGCGCGACGTCCCCACGCCGGGGCCGCATGAGCTGCTGGTGCGTGTGCGGGCGGTGTCGGTCAATCCGCTGGATACCAAGGTGCGCAGGGGCCTGGTGGCGGTGCCACAGGCGGTCGATGTGCTGGGCTGGGATGCCAGTGGCGTCGTTGAGTCGGTGGGATCCGAGGTCACGCAGTTCAGGCATGGTGACGAGGTGTTTTATGCCGGCTCCTTCCACCTGGCGGGCAGTAATGCCGAATTGCAGCTTGTGGACGCGCGCATCGTCGGGACCAAGCCGCGCAGCCTGGATTTCGCCCAGGCAGCGGCCGTGCCGCTGGCGGCGCTGACGGCATGGCAACTGCTGTTCGAACGGCTTGCCGTACCGCGCCAGGAGGCCAGCGCGCATGCAACGAGCTGCCTGCTCATCGTCGGTGGCGCTGGCGGCGTTGGCTCCATGCTGATCCAGCTTGCACGCCGGCTGACGTCGCTGACCGTCATCGCCACGGCCTCACGCCCGGAGGGCGCTGCGTGGTGCCGGTCATTGGGGGCGCATGAGGTGCTCGATCACCGCCAGCCGCTGGCGGCGCAGGTCCGCGCGCTTGGGGCTTCGGTCACGCACGTCGCGTCGCTGACCCATACCGCGCAGCATCTGCAAAACGTGGTTGAGCTGATGCAGCCTCACGGAAAGCTGGGCGTCATCGATGACCACGACGTGTTCGATGCGATCTCGCTCAAGGCCAAGAGCCTGTCGCTGCATTGGGAAATGGTGTTCACCCGACCGATGCTGCAGACCGCCGACCTGGTGGTCCAGCATCGGATTCTTGAGGAGGTCAGCCAGTTGATCGACCTGGGCGTGCTGCGGACCACGCTTGCAACGACACTGACGCCCTTCAACGCAGCGTCCTTGCGGCAGGCGCATCAACTGGTCGAGGCTGGTGGGCGGTTCGGCAAGGTGGTCGTGGCAGATCCGTCGACCTGA